The following coding sequences lie in one Phalacrocorax aristotelis chromosome 2, bGulAri2.1, whole genome shotgun sequence genomic window:
- the LOC142053132 gene encoding serine/threonine-protein kinase SBK2-like, whose protein sequence is MAESSAAAEVAAGTAAPTVLDELLEITAQSLVRTEVAEHYEVIRELGRGKYGHVMLVTHRQRGTPMALKLLPKASTKLHTFLYEYCVALSLATHPAIIGMFGIAIESSQYYGFLYEPALHKDLISIIKPRDGIPEPAAKQCAKQLVSALEFIHSRGLVYRDVKPENVLLFDPECRRIKLTDFGLTRPKGTKLKLVAGVIPYTAPELSNTADAQGVPIDTSLDAWAFGVLLFCLLTGYFPWEQTLPDDPFFEDFMLWQETGLEEDLPRHWKRLTAEAALMLRSLLALDPAKRSPVSGALRYVDCPWRLEDGGSEKAAVKP, encoded by the exons ATGGCCGaaagctcagctgcagctgaggtaGCAGCAGGGACAGCGGCACCAACTGTGCTAGATGAGCTCCTGGAGATCACAGCTCAGAGCCTGGTGCGCACTGAGGTGGCTGAGCACTATGAAGTTATTcgggagctgggcaggggcaaGTATGGCCACGTGATGCTAGTGACCCACAGGCAGAGAG ggACTCCTATGGCTCTCAAGCTGCTACCCAAAGCCAGTACCAAGCTGCACACCTTCCTATATGAGTATTGTGTGGCACTCTCCCTCGCCACCCACCCTGCCATCATCGGCATGTTTGGAATTGCCATCGAGTCCAGCCAGTACTATGGCTTCCTCTATGAACCAGCACTGCACAAAGACCTCATCTCTATCATCAAACCCCGG GATGGGATCCCTGAGCCAGCTGCTAAGCAGTGCGCCAAGCAGCTCGTGAGCGCGCTGGAGTTCATCCACAGCCGAGGGCTCGTGTATCGTGACGTCAAGCCTGAGAATGTGCTGCTGTTTGATCCTGAGTGTCGACGCATCAAGCTGACTGACTTTGGTCTTACACGGCCCAAGGGTACTAAACTTAAGCTGGTGGCTGGGGTAATCCCCTACACTGCTCCCGAGCTGAGCAACACTGCTGATGCCCAGGGGGTGCCCATCGACACCAGCTTGGATGCCTGGGCCTTTggtgtgctgcttttctgcctgcTGACTGGCTACTTCCCCTGGGAGCAGACCCTGCCAGATGACCCTTTCTTTGAGGACTTTATGCTGTGGCAGGAGACGGGCCTGGAGGAGGACCTGCCCCGCCACTGGAAACGCCTGACGGCTGAGGCTGCCCTGATGCTGCGGAGCTTGCTGGCCCTAGATCCGGCCAAGCGCAGCCCCGTCAGTGGGGCACTACGCTACGTCGATTGCCCTTGGCGGCTGGAGGATGGGGGCAGTGAGAAGGCTGCGGTGAAGCCCTAG